One genomic segment of Paenibacillus xylanexedens includes these proteins:
- a CDS encoding RidA family protein, giving the protein MSTAQIYSHGVPWEEAFSVAQGYSINGTIYIAGQFSHDMQGTFIGVDDIEAQVRQTLDNLDRVLAGFNVTKSNIAELEIFLVHPQEHLETCVAVYKEYIGTHRPAVTMVGTSGLAFPHQLIEIRAVAHTD; this is encoded by the coding sequence ATGTCTACAGCTCAAATATATAGCCACGGGGTCCCGTGGGAAGAGGCATTCAGCGTTGCTCAGGGATACAGCATTAACGGTACGATCTACATTGCAGGTCAATTTTCGCATGATATGCAGGGGACGTTTATTGGTGTCGATGATATTGAGGCACAAGTCCGCCAGACACTGGATAACTTGGATCGCGTGCTCGCAGGATTTAACGTGACCAAGTCGAATATTGCTGAACTGGAGATTTTTTTGGTTCACCCGCAGGAGCATCTTGAGACATGTGTTGCCGTGTATAAAGAGTACATTGGTACTCATCGTCCGGCTGTCACGATGGTTGGGACATCAGGTCTGGCCTTCCCTCATCAACTGATTGAGATTCGCGCCGTCGCTCATACCGACTGA
- a CDS encoding copper amine oxidase N-terminal domain-containing protein, whose translation MRIKVISSLLAIFMIFATVASAHPGRTDSSGGHTCRTNCAKWGLKQGEYHYHNGGSSSSSKSSSSSSSSSGSTKKSNKSSTATKKKAAPKPEYITSSVQVKVNGSKVIFTESPIVMNNTNLVPLREMAKALKAKTYWDSKTQTITVTKDKYKLIFTLGSKKVKVNGKEVTLQAAPKEIKGTTYIPLRVLVEGLGASLTSSGNTLTVKVKE comes from the coding sequence ATGCGTATCAAAGTAATAAGCAGTTTGCTTGCCATTTTCATGATTTTTGCTACCGTTGCGTCTGCTCACCCGGGAAGAACAGATTCGAGTGGAGGGCACACCTGTCGTACCAACTGTGCAAAATGGGGGCTGAAACAAGGGGAATATCACTATCACAACGGAGGTTCCTCTTCGAGTTCCAAATCTTCATCTTCAAGTTCATCCAGTTCAGGAAGTACCAAGAAAAGTAACAAGTCTTCAACGGCAACCAAAAAGAAAGCTGCTCCTAAACCGGAATATATTACCTCTTCTGTTCAGGTGAAGGTGAATGGTTCCAAGGTTATTTTCACTGAATCACCAATTGTAATGAATAATACAAATCTCGTACCCCTGCGTGAGATGGCCAAAGCGTTGAAAGCCAAAACGTATTGGGACAGTAAGACTCAAACTATTACCGTTACCAAAGACAAGTACAAGCTAATCTTTACTTTGGGCAGTAAAAAGGTGAAGGTGAACGGGAAAGAAGTCACCCTACAGGCAGCACCCAAAGAAATTAAGGGAACAACATACATTCCACTCAGAGTTTTGGTAGAAGGGCTTGGAGCATCCCTCACTTCATCCGGTAATACGCTGACGGTGAAAGTCAAAGAATAA
- a CDS encoding nucleotidyltransferase domain-containing protein, translating to MTYVHEEMKDTIRQQLKQIEQEEQVRIIYACESGSRAWGFPSQDSDYDVRFLYVRPLEWYLSIEDKRDVIERPISDQLDINGWDLRKALKLFRKSNPPLLEWLQSPIQYDEQYNVAQHIRALSPLTFSPKSCMYHYLNMAKGNFRDYLQGERVRIKKYFYVLRPLLACGWIERYDAMPPMAFEELVQELVPATTPLFTEIHELLRRKKAGEELDLEPQLPAIQAFLAEKIEHFDRLAGQMENEQIIQFEELDRIFRFALQEVWGERG from the coding sequence ATGACCTACGTTCATGAAGAAATGAAAGATACGATCAGACAACAGCTCAAGCAAATTGAACAGGAGGAGCAGGTACGGATTATCTATGCCTGTGAATCGGGCAGTCGGGCGTGGGGGTTTCCTTCACAGGATAGTGATTATGATGTGCGTTTTCTGTATGTAAGACCGCTGGAGTGGTACTTGTCGATTGAGGATAAGAGGGATGTGATCGAACGTCCCATCAGTGACCAGCTCGATATTAATGGTTGGGATCTGCGCAAGGCGTTGAAGCTGTTTCGCAAATCAAATCCACCACTGTTGGAGTGGTTGCAATCCCCGATTCAGTATGATGAACAGTATAACGTGGCACAGCATATCCGTGCACTGTCGCCTTTGACCTTCTCTCCCAAGTCCTGCATGTATCATTATCTGAATATGGCAAAGGGGAACTTCCGCGATTATTTACAAGGTGAGCGAGTGAGGATTAAAAAGTATTTCTATGTTCTTCGTCCATTGCTCGCTTGTGGCTGGATCGAACGTTATGATGCGATGCCACCGATGGCATTTGAAGAGTTGGTGCAAGAACTTGTACCTGCGACTACACCGCTATTTACGGAGATTCATGAGTTACTACGCCGGAAAAAGGCGGGCGAGGAACTGGATCTGGAGCCGCAGTTGCCAGCAATACAGGCTTTTTTGGCGGAGAAGATCGAGCATTTTGACAGACTGGCGGGACAGATGGAGAATGAGCAGATTATTCAATTTGAAGAATTGGACCGGATTTTTCGATTTGCATTACAAGAGGTGTGGGGCGAACGGGGGTAA